The following coding sequences lie in one Rutidosis leptorrhynchoides isolate AG116_Rl617_1_P2 chromosome 4, CSIRO_AGI_Rlap_v1, whole genome shotgun sequence genomic window:
- the LOC139841566 gene encoding uncharacterized protein: protein MIPITEAWSFSKWAIDIDGPITACSGGIKFLVVAIDYFTKWVEAKALATVTDRRIHNFFWEDIVCRFGIPNEIVSNNGTQGIKARLRLYGNEWVDELPSVLWAHRTTHKNNTGETPFSLVYGTEAVIPAELMVPTKHIRNFDESSNDEGLRANLDMLEERREIATIREAIKKQKISKYYDKHVKPMSFRVGDYVWRNNEASRAENTGNLGPNWEGPYEVFGISATGSYILAGLNKQQDHEQHLQEFGLKCSPAPCRTQVASHKHLLQVDL from the exons ATGATACCAATAACGGAAGCGTGGTCATTCAGCAAGTGGGCCATCGACATTGACGGTCCCATTACTGCGTGCTCAG GAGGAATAAAATTCTTGGTAGTAGCAATTGATTATTTCACCAAATGGGTGGAGGCAAAAGCATTGGCAACAGTTACCGACAGGCGCATCCATAACTTCTTTTGGGAAGATATTGTGTGTAGGTTTGGTATCCCCAATGAAATTGTCAGCAACAATGGTACTCA AGGGATAAAGGCACGCCTGCGTTTGTATGGTAATGAGTGGGTCGATGAGCTCCCAAGTGTTTTATGGGCGCATCGTACCACTCATAAAAACAACACAGGAGAAACACCATTCAGTTTGGTCTACGGAACTGAAGCAGTAATCCCCGCAGAATTAATGGTTCCAACCAAGCACATACGCAACTTTGACGAGTCAAGCAACGATGAGGGCTTGCGCGCTAATCTGGATATGCTAGAAGAGCGCCGAGAAATAGCCACCATACGGGAAGCAATTAAAAAGCAGAAGATCTCTAAATACTACGACAAGCACGTTAAGCCAATGTCATTCAGGGTTGGAGATTATGTGTGGCGTAATAATGAAGCAAGTCGGGCTGAGAATACTGGAAACCTTGGACCAAACTGGGAAGGTCCTTATGAAGTTTTTGGAATAAGTGCAACGGGGTCCTATATCCTGGCAGGATTGAAT AAACAACAAGATCATGAGCAGCATCTGCAAGAGTTTGGATTAAAATGTTCTCCAGCACCTTGCCGGACTCAAGTAGCTTCTCATAAGCATCTTCTTCAAGTTGATCTTTGA